Within Candidatus Cloacimonadota bacterium, the genomic segment GTGCAAAGGAGTGTAAAACAATATTCTTTGTGCTATTCTTTTTAGCTAACCATTTAAGATTTTTTATCAGTTTAGTTGTTACTTTTCGGATAGATTCTTCAGAAGTTTCGTCTTCCACATCCTCAGCTTCAGCATGTATGAAGCCCACAATTGCATTTTCTATTCCAACTTTGTCTTTATTTGAAACGGATATATCTGATTGGTTAGAACCAATTTTATATCCAAAATATGTACAATAAATCATTAACAACTTCATTGTGGAAGTAAGTTGAAACAAAGTAGCGTGAAGTCTACTTCAGTCTATTTCTGTTCTTTCTTCTCCGCTTTCTTCTTTGGATAGAA encodes:
- a CDS encoding threonyl-tRNA synthetase editing domain-containing protein, with the protein product MIYCTYFGYKIGSNQSDISVSNKDKVGIENAIVGFIHAEAEDVEDETSEESIRKVTTKLIKNLKWLAKKNSTKNIVLHSFAHLSESKAEPESVKKIFNQAEERLKNSGYSVRQTPFGYFLDLEIKAPGYSLARVFKSF